tttccgtcggtgatgtcgtcggtaaattaattaccgacggaatatgtgtcttacgctgacggaaaaattccgtcggtaaaactgttaaatcttgtagtgaattaacttgattatttagtttttagttggttttttttcataaaataataatatatttttttataatttgtgtaaatttttattttattttattcaattattttcatgtgtgtccatttttattattgtttaattaaatagaagattaagtctaataaaaaaaagttatcaaacACAACTAGATACATGGTTCATGttactaaattaaatatattaatctatatctatttcttaatttttcaagtttagtCTTTAagtattgttaatgattttttttattggtatatatacatagattttttttatttataatcagAATTTCTTACATTAAAAGATATAAcgaaaaaacttatatatatttattgtttctattaaaaataataatatctaacCCGCAGCAAAGTGATAGCCGGTATAAACTGCATAAGGTGTTACTTGCAGCCCTGTTTTAGCCTCTGGGCTTCTAGCCAGTCCTGGTATAGCCACGTAAGTGATGGGCTGATTAATACATAGATAATGGATAATGGATTGGTCCATGGCTTTCCTTGGATTCTCTACTTTCATGAGCTGCAGAGTTACGTCACCTTCGTCTGTGCCTACTGCCTAGCTAGTAttttgaagtccatgttgatgGCTTGTTACACGTGTTGGATTGGAAGAAATTACCAGTCAATGTTGATGGCTTGTTACACGTGTTGgatcctctttgttttttatgctcTCTTTGTCCTATGCAAAGtgttattatttgtttcaaattaaaaaccaagaaaCAACATCATTCGAGCGTGCTTCGGCAATGGTGGTTTTCtttataatactttttaaaaatatattgaagtgataattaaaaaatatatatatttttaaccataaacataaaaaaacaatattttttgaaatatattagaataatattttaattttttatgatttatttattactcttaaatatcaaaataatttaaaaatatataaaatttaaatttaaaaataatttttttaaaaaaatatagttcaaTGCAATTTCAAACCTTAAAAGGTGTAACTTAACTGGTTAGATTTTAAGTTTGTTCTTTATAAGTTATTAGTTCGAGTCCCATACATTTTAAAGTCTCTGGAgatttacatgatcgttaatttcaagactcgtaaaattaattaagataaatataaattagcCACACaactatgttaataaaaaaaataaaaaaaaaagaaagaagaaaaaaattgacatacGCAATTTATGGACCCACATTTTGTTAACTTTCTTCTCCATGTCCACACATAGGGATGAGGAGGTAGCCATCCCTAATGTATCGTTAGAGAACATGAATCATTGGGtttctttctcattttcatatctttataaatatttgatgttTGTCGTTTAGATTATATGAGGTATCCTAGGGTGATGATAGGAACtggtaatattttattagttattttataagatttaattttagaaaaaatataaattaaaaagagaataataaaaattatgtgtTGTTAGTGTAGGACGGaggataaaaataagaatataaaataaaattgtttatgtaataattttaaaataattttatatcttttcaaaataataaataaaatgattcatGTTTTCTATGCCTCctcaatgtatttttattatctttacttttttatttttatcaggaAACAACGATCAAACACCGGctaaattcttttaaacatgAGATACGGAAATATTAAttgaagatttttaattttatgtgggGAATTTTTTGGGGACACGTGTACGGTTCTCATGGGGGTTGCATGGCTCATTTATTGACTTGACTAAACTAATGCACCGTCGGATGCACTACAACTTTCGACATGATTAACAAAATAGAAGGTGAGATGTGTCCATCAAAGCCAGCACATTCAAATGCAGGTTTGGAGGGTCAGCAATAAAAAATGCAACGACAATATTACGTCAGGCTTAACAATCCCACGTGTTCTCTTCTTATTGGCCACTTGATGCACGGTATTTAAACCATGGTCTCACACTTCTACGACTTAAGTTGTGATCAATCTTAATTTTTAGAAGCCTCCTTTTGATATCTCCATCTCCCTCTGGTCCGTTCCTTCACTCTGCTCTCAATTCTATCATCTCATCAGGTTCAGATCAAAGCTTAGACAAAACCATGGCTGAAAAGGTATGTGCATGGATGGATGTGgggattttgatatattttcctTGTTCTTGGTttagatttatcttttatttagcTCATTCATttgggtttttcttctttttatgcgGTGGTCATTGTTTTTGGCCCTATGGACCTCATCTTCTTGTTCATTATCTTTACTGATCAATATCCTTCCCTGTCAGAAAGTGTTCCAGTCCTTTCAATATTCTTTTTGGCTTAGAAATTATGTCCTTGTTTTTATGTGCTCCTATTGCAGAAAGTCACAACAATGGTGATCAAGGTTGACCTTGAATGTGAGAAATGccacaagaaaatcaagaaagtaCTGTGTAGAATCCCTCGTGAGTGCCTCCTTCTCAATGTATTATAACTTAGTTTGAGCTGTTTTAAGATGAAAGGAAAGTGGCTAAGTTGTTAATTTTTGTGGATTGTGAACAAGAGAAATTCAGAACCAGATATATGACAAGAAGGCAGGCACAGTGACCATCACTGTGGTATGTTGCAGTCCTGAAAAGATCAAGGAAAAGATAATATGTAAGGGAGGTGAAGCTGTCAAGAGCATTGAGATCAAGGTTCCAGAGAAACCCAAAGCACCAGATCCGAAGAAGGAcggagaaaagaagaaggacgAAAAACCGCCCAAAGCACCGGAGAAAAGCAAACAACCGGACAAGACAGCAGAACCAGTTGATGGCAATGGCAAGCCCAAAGGACCAGACAAGCCGAAAGCGCTTATTGTTGAACCAGTCCACCCAATGACATGTTGTGCTGAATGCTACCAAGGGATTAGTGGAGGCCCATGTTATCATGACTATGGTAGGCCGGCACCCCCAAGTTATGTAATTTATGGAAGGCCAGTGCATGATAGTTGGGGTGGCAGCGGCGGCTGTGGTTGCCAAAGAAGCAGTTCCTATGCGTGCAGATGTGAATATGTTTGTGAAGATAATCCCTCGTCATGCACAATCATGTGAAAGCATCAAGAATGTCGATGCTTTAAGCCGATCTCCACCAAAAATCACTGGATTTGGACAGTAGTATGGTGTCGATatgatcaaataaaacaatagcATTACTCATGCTCATGTCATAACCTTGTCTAGCTAGCTAATTGTCTATGTAGAAATGTTGGGGTCAGTTTTGGCTGCATATTGGGTCTTCTTCCTTCGTTATAAAGATTTTATGTGATACAATAAGGTTGGTGATCATGTGGGaacaatattttattacaagagacgttaagatttttaataaattaatatagggGATTTTAAAAGCTCCATAATAATTGGTATTTGTATATTGATGGTGCGTCTCAGCATCTCCTTTGCAGTCACTTTCTATTAGCTTTGTAAACGTTATCAAGCTTCGCTGTCAGAAATTTAGGTCATGCGCGATCCATCTAGATAATGGAATGTGGACTGTCATGATCCTATCATTGTTCTTGGCGATAAGATTTTTCCCTTGAATTTATCACAGAATCATTGAATTGAGCAGTTCCCTTCCTTCTCGTGATTTGTTGACATATGAGATTATGTAAAGTTGTCGACTACGAAATTTATATGAGTTGCTCTCTAAAGTCTAAACACTAATATTATTGATTAGAAGAGTGAAATTCTTGTgcaattcacaataaaaaaaaatatgggattCCTATTCTCTcacattttaaataaatgtttaatgGGTTagaaagtttattttgtttacattaaaaaatataataaaaaaacatctgtattcatttttttctactagaaagAGTAATATTTGACACGCAGCAAAGCAATATGTGTTGCATGCAGCCCTGTTTTAGCCTCTGGGCTTCTTAGCCATTCCTGGTATAGCCATGTAAGTGATGGGCTAATTAATTCGCCCTGTAAAACATGGGCTAAGCTCAGTGTTAATGAAACCCAGTTTGTCATTGAGAAAACATAGGCAATGGACTGGCCCATGGCTTTCCTTGGATTCTCTACTTTCATGAGCTGCAGAGTAGAGGCCCAAACTTCAAATTAGATTCATGTGATTCCTCTCAGTAACTCTGGAAAGCAATAATGATTTTGCtgggattgtttttttt
The Populus nigra chromosome 3, ddPopNigr1.1, whole genome shotgun sequence genome window above contains:
- the LOC133688318 gene encoding heavy metal-associated isoprenylated plant protein 6-like, whose protein sequence is MAEKKVTTMVIKVDLECEKCHKKIKKVLCRIPQIQNQIYDKKAGTVTITVVCCSPEKIKEKIICKGGEAVKSIEIKVPEKPKAPDPKKDGEKKKDEKPPKAPEKSKQPDKTAEPVDGNGKPKGPDKPKALIVEPVHPMTCCAECYQGISGGPCYHDYGRPAPPSYVIYGRPVHDSWGGSGGCGCQRSSSYACRCEYVCEDNPSSCTIM